Proteins from a single region of Desulfobacter postgatei 2ac9:
- a CDS encoding leucyl aminopeptidase encodes MKKDRITTTTKAAETIKTDLLVYFAVEAKGKMPACDAAVEPQVKKAFELKDFSGKAAEQILFYPPPGSNISALRVLVLGTGPVNKEKETGAALDMLREAGGEVAKVCASVKAKDVAVCLPTSKHLSPAISDPELSAGALAEGIILGDYRFEKYKESTKKKTDYPGLGAIEFVCKDDPDIVCQGIEKAKNSAFAACTARDMANEPGNHWTSADFAVYAKQLAAQTGLGYRCLEKKEMEQMGMGGILAVNQGSYVPARMVVLEYLPENRTETILLVGKGLTFDSGGISIKPSEGMQEMKYDMCGGAAVMCAMQAVALDKPDVGVVAIVPATDNMPGSRAIHPGDIITHYNGVTSEVINTDAEGRLILADALAWGIETFEPTCVLDAATLTGAVIIGLGHHYTGLVSNNDALVKAVEAAGNLAGEPVWRLPLNKNYEKQIESKVADIKNTGGKPAGTITAAAYLSNFVGKTPWAHLDIAGTAWDFTKKAYIPKGPSGTATRTFINLVRNWKTGKVK; translated from the coding sequence ATGAAAAAAGACCGTATCACCACCACCACCAAAGCTGCTGAAACAATTAAAACCGATCTTCTGGTTTATTTTGCCGTGGAGGCAAAGGGCAAAATGCCTGCATGCGATGCCGCTGTAGAGCCCCAGGTTAAAAAGGCGTTTGAGTTGAAGGATTTTTCCGGCAAGGCTGCAGAACAGATATTGTTTTACCCGCCGCCCGGGTCAAACATCTCTGCCCTCCGGGTTCTGGTCTTAGGTACAGGCCCTGTGAATAAGGAAAAGGAGACAGGGGCTGCCCTGGACATGCTGCGGGAGGCCGGGGGAGAAGTTGCCAAGGTGTGTGCATCGGTGAAGGCTAAGGATGTGGCTGTCTGTCTGCCGACTTCAAAGCATCTCTCCCCGGCCATAAGTGATCCGGAACTCTCTGCGGGTGCCCTGGCCGAAGGCATTATCCTTGGAGATTACCGGTTTGAAAAATATAAGGAAAGCACCAAAAAGAAAACCGATTATCCCGGCCTTGGTGCCATAGAATTTGTATGCAAAGATGATCCTGATATCGTATGCCAGGGTATTGAAAAGGCAAAAAATTCAGCCTTTGCCGCCTGTACGGCACGGGATATGGCCAATGAGCCGGGCAATCACTGGACTTCTGCCGATTTTGCGGTATATGCCAAACAGCTTGCCGCACAGACCGGACTGGGTTACCGGTGTCTGGAAAAAAAGGAGATGGAACAGATGGGCATGGGGGGGATTCTTGCCGTCAACCAGGGGTCCTATGTACCGGCACGCATGGTGGTCCTTGAATATTTGCCGGAAAACAGAACGGAAACCATTCTCCTTGTGGGCAAGGGGTTGACCTTTGATTCCGGGGGCATCAGCATCAAGCCGTCTGAGGGTATGCAGGAGATGAAATACGATATGTGCGGCGGTGCGGCGGTGATGTGCGCCATGCAGGCCGTGGCCCTGGATAAGCCCGATGTGGGGGTTGTGGCCATCGTTCCTGCCACGGATAATATGCCCGGGTCCAGGGCCATTCACCCCGGAGACATTATCACCCACTACAACGGGGTAACCAGTGAGGTGATCAACACCGATGCCGAAGGCCGCCTTATCCTGGCCGACGCCCTGGCCTGGGGCATTGAAACTTTTGAGCCCACCTGTGTACTTGACGCAGCGACCCTGACGGGCGCGGTCATCATCGGCCTTGGCCATCATTATACCGGGCTTGTGTCCAACAATGACGCCCTGGTCAAAGCGGTTGAGGCGGCCGGGAATCTGGCCGGGGAACCTGTCTGGCGACTGCCCTTGAATAAAAATTATGAAAAACAGATTGAATCCAAGGTGGCGGACATTAAAAACACCGGGGGGAAACCGGCCGGCACCATAACTGCGGCCGCGTATCTGTCAAATTTTGTGGGCAAAACCCCCTGGGCGCATCTGGACATTGCAGGCACGGCATGGGATTTTACTAAAAAGGCGTATATTCCCAAAGGGCCTTCGGGAACCGCCACCAGAACATTTATTAACTTGGTGCGAAACTGGAAAACAGGCAAAGTAAAATAG
- a CDS encoding ATP-binding protein encodes MITDYHAIYYAHELSRVGGTGVDRLGRALFDACVDLNPHQDEYGWEDGEGLSPTHREFRQATGLGKTRLIYVKGTDDSRRHPKMKALIGEASSELIRRRVNSPEELLSAVYASLVKLLEEQELIRFTPFDASFCRNATLEDLDLEGISRFLLLARRGRSFPLPEDTPPEDVLSHLNLLDKGRPTHAAVLLFGKKPQRFLITSEVRCAHFHGFEVEKPIPSYQVYKGTLFELIQQAKDFVLSKVDLWTGDRSQGVQVPTAYEIPQEVVSEAIVNAICHRDYTSNASVQVMLFKDRLEIWNPGSMPPGLTLEKLKQPHHSVPANPLIAEPLYLTKNIERMGTGIRDMIQRCRQAGLPEPIIHLDAGEWVTTIRRKPGVFLTSPQSGAQSGAQSGAQSGAQSIEVLKILAVENEISANILAEKLGLQSKTGAFKRTLQDLLKQQQIEYTLPDKPSSRLQKYRLTAKGNAILKQLNQENP; translated from the coding sequence ATGATTACGGACTACCATGCAATCTACTACGCGCATGAATTGAGCCGGGTCGGCGGCACCGGTGTCGACCGCCTTGGCCGTGCGCTATTTGATGCATGTGTAGACCTGAATCCTCACCAGGATGAATACGGTTGGGAGGATGGCGAAGGGCTCTCACCGACCCATCGCGAATTCCGCCAGGCGACCGGACTGGGCAAGACGCGCCTGATCTATGTCAAAGGAACCGACGATTCCAGGCGGCATCCGAAAATGAAGGCGCTGATCGGCGAGGCCAGTTCCGAACTGATCCGCCGCCGCGTCAACTCTCCCGAAGAATTGCTCTCCGCCGTCTATGCCAGTCTTGTCAAGCTTCTGGAAGAGCAGGAACTGATCCGCTTTACCCCCTTCGATGCCTCCTTCTGTCGCAACGCCACGCTGGAGGATCTGGATCTGGAAGGCATTTCTCGGTTTCTGTTGTTGGCCCGGCGTGGACGCAGCTTCCCCCTGCCCGAGGACACGCCGCCTGAGGATGTGCTGTCCCACCTGAATCTGCTCGACAAGGGGCGGCCTACTCATGCCGCCGTCCTGCTTTTTGGTAAAAAACCACAACGCTTTCTAATCACCTCCGAGGTCAGGTGCGCCCATTTTCACGGCTTCGAGGTGGAAAAGCCTATTCCCTCGTATCAGGTCTACAAGGGAACGCTCTTCGAACTTATTCAACAGGCCAAGGATTTTGTGCTCTCAAAAGTCGATCTCTGGACGGGTGACCGCTCCCAAGGCGTACAGGTGCCTACGGCTTACGAAATCCCGCAGGAGGTGGTGTCCGAGGCCATCGTCAACGCGATTTGCCACCGCGACTACACCAGCAACGCCAGCGTCCAGGTGATGCTGTTCAAGGACCGGCTGGAGATCTGGAATCCGGGTAGCATGCCGCCCGGCCTGACGCTGGAAAAGCTCAAACAGCCGCACCATTCCGTCCCGGCCAACCCGCTGATTGCCGAGCCGCTCTATCTGACCAAAAACATCGAACGCATGGGAACCGGCATCCGAGACATGATTCAGCGTTGCCGGCAAGCCGGGCTTCCGGAGCCGATCATCCATCTTGATGCGGGCGAGTGGGTGACAACTATCCGACGAAAACCTGGCGTCTTTCTAACATCGCCCCAGTCAGGGGCCCAGTCAGGGGCCCAGTCAGGGGCCCAGTCAGGGGCCCAGTCGATTGAAGTGTTGAAAATACTCGCTGTGGAGAATGAGATTTCAGCCAATATTTTAGCGGAAAAGCTTGGATTGCAGTCAAAAACGGGCGCATTCAAGCGCACCTTGCAGGATTTGCTGAAACAACAGCAAATTGAATATACGCTTCCGGACAAGCCCAGCAGCCGACTGCAGAAATACCGTCTTACCGCCAAAGGCAACGCCATTTTAAAGCAACTGAATCAGGAGAACCCATAA
- the mutY gene encoding A/G-specific adenine glycosylase, whose protein sequence is MAWYRANCRQLPWRGDIPVYRVWVSEVMLQQTQVKTVIPYYHKFMATWPDLKDLAAADLETVLKAWEGLGYYARARNLHKAAGIVVRDMGGIIPDDYKGFKNLPGVGDYIASAVLSIAGSKPHAVVDGNVKRVLARLLCVDTPVNHSAAHNAYKAIAASLLYEKDPGTYNQAIMELGALVCTPRRPDCDACPLVRECCACEQQATALFPRRTEKKKVPTVHIAAGIVRKNGKVLITRRKLDGLLGGLWEFPGGKVEPKESPEQACIREIREETGVETGNLQFLTRVFHAYTHFKIEMDVFFCDYLSGRVTLNGPIDHKWVRVDELHRFPFPRANLKFMELICV, encoded by the coding sequence ATGGCCTGGTATCGGGCCAATTGCCGGCAGCTTCCCTGGCGCGGGGATATCCCCGTGTACCGGGTATGGGTCTCCGAGGTGATGCTTCAGCAGACCCAGGTTAAAACCGTGATCCCCTATTATCACAAGTTCATGGCAACCTGGCCTGATCTTAAAGACCTTGCTGCCGCAGACCTTGAAACCGTGCTTAAGGCCTGGGAGGGCCTTGGGTATTATGCCAGAGCAAGAAACCTTCACAAGGCTGCCGGTATTGTGGTCCGTGATATGGGTGGCATTATTCCGGATGATTATAAGGGGTTTAAGAATCTTCCGGGTGTGGGGGATTATATTGCTTCGGCTGTGCTCTCCATTGCCGGGTCAAAGCCCCATGCCGTGGTGGACGGAAATGTCAAGCGGGTCCTGGCAAGGCTTTTGTGCGTTGACACGCCTGTAAATCACAGCGCTGCCCATAACGCATACAAGGCCATTGCCGCAAGTTTGTTGTATGAAAAAGATCCCGGCACATACAACCAGGCGATCATGGAGCTTGGCGCCCTGGTCTGTACCCCTAGACGTCCGGATTGCGACGCATGCCCCCTGGTCCGGGAATGTTGCGCCTGCGAACAGCAGGCAACAGCTCTTTTCCCCAGGCGCACGGAGAAAAAAAAGGTGCCCACGGTTCATATTGCCGCCGGCATTGTCAGGAAAAACGGAAAAGTCCTGATCACCCGAAGAAAACTGGACGGGCTTTTGGGCGGATTATGGGAATTTCCCGGCGGCAAGGTGGAACCCAAAGAGTCCCCTGAACAGGCGTGCATCCGTGAGATCCGGGAAGAAACCGGTGTTGAGACCGGAAATCTGCAATTTTTAACCCGGGTTTTTCATGCATACACCCATTTTAAAATAGAAATGGATGTATTCTTCTGCGATTATCTCTCGGGCCGGGTGACTCTCAATGGTCCCATTGACCATAAATGGGTCCGTGTAGACGAGCTTCACCGGTTTCCTTTCCCCCGGGCCAATCTTAAATTCATGGAATTGATCTGCGTTTGA
- a CDS encoding AAA family ATPase, with translation MKDKDKNVAEFKKINILYGRNYSGKTTVSRIWRALETGFLSNKYTSAEFQMSFKDGTNVTHNFLAGHGRVVRVFNEDFVRDNLRFISDPDDSIEPFAILGDDNNKIEKEIEALEGEIGSKQEGKETGLYAEKKKAISDFDVVRGNHKTATDDLDKQLGDKATDRKIGIKYNPERFGDQNYNIQKLKTDIGIVQNVNYQLPTDEHLAQCEKLISEKTLLQER, from the coding sequence GTGAAGGATAAAGACAAGAATGTCGCTGAATTTAAAAAAATTAATATATTATATGGTCGCAACTATTCTGGCAAAACAACCGTTTCACGAATATGGAGAGCTCTTGAGACCGGATTTCTTTCAAATAAATATACATCTGCTGAATTTCAGATGAGCTTTAAAGATGGAACTAATGTTACCCATAATTTCTTGGCTGGACATGGTCGAGTTGTTCGAGTTTTCAACGAAGATTTTGTTCGGGATAATCTGCGATTCATCTCGGATCCTGACGACAGCATCGAACCGTTCGCCATTCTTGGAGACGACAACAACAAAATCGAGAAGGAAATAGAAGCGCTTGAAGGTGAGATTGGCTCAAAGCAGGAGGGAAAAGAGACAGGTTTATATGCCGAGAAGAAAAAAGCGATCTCAGATTTCGATGTCGTTAGAGGTAATCATAAAACAGCCACCGATGACCTAGATAAACAATTAGGCGACAAGGCGACCGACAGGAAAATCGGCATTAAGTATAACCCGGAGCGTTTTGGAGACCAAAATTACAATATTCAAAAACTTAAAACTGATATTGGAATAGTTCAAAACGTAAACTATCAACTGCCAACCGATGAGCATCTGGCACAATGTGAAAAATTGATCTCTGAAAAGACACTCCTGCAGGAAAGATGA
- a CDS encoding HD domain-containing phosphohydrolase: MRIGRSLFQSKVGRRIFILFVMCALIPILCLSVISYIQVSVQLKKQNARDLQDAAKVHGMAIYERLLHLERDMQLSLLKSDHSDAFAKKFLPHFNAMGVIDSAGQTERLFGQFPAFSDAFLKKATSVSQDNTALIFENNDKEKAAPAKAYMIMKADKTGILVGEIDTLYLWGIGHQNLLPPMTDLCITDQYRKVLVSSFPLTEELRRHLARDTENDQVRLLEYNDQGENYFVSYWSMFLKSNFDAPVLNVLLRNPKKEVLSALAQFKIIFPLIILLTVWIVLLLSIVHIRKSLVPLEEIKKGTQRVARQDFNTPVEVTSDDEFEEVAQSFNIMAEQLKRQFEDLNTRSKIDREILSSLNTAQIINTALKRMFLFFECHSVTLCLAAEKKPETFHGFILTDLKRRKPDEIFFDLSKTDLEQLARIEEHYIASDQGLVRRIAAKAGVAIDEYLVVLPMMIDEKLKGIITLGYEQEKSFLNNELKHARQITNQITVALSNSFLVEEMERLNVGTLEALARTVDAKSAWTAGHSERVTTLAMKIADAMNMEQQEMDNLRRAAYLHDIGKIGIPLSILDKPGRLTDEEYDIIKDHPSIGAKILEPIHAYAEAIPIVHQHHEKFDGTGYPRRLAGEDICIGARILAVADVYDAVVSDRPYRNGWLKEKSIKMITDNSGTHFDPKVVDLFLAVISDLGLT; encoded by the coding sequence ATGCGAATCGGACGATCCCTGTTTCAAAGCAAAGTGGGCAGAAGAATTTTTATTTTATTTGTGATGTGTGCGCTCATTCCCATTCTGTGTCTGTCTGTGATTTCCTATATCCAGGTGTCCGTCCAACTTAAAAAACAGAATGCAAGAGATCTACAGGATGCGGCCAAAGTCCATGGCATGGCCATTTATGAGCGACTGCTGCACCTGGAAAGAGATATGCAGTTAAGTCTGTTAAAATCTGACCACTCAGATGCCTTTGCCAAAAAATTTCTTCCGCACTTCAATGCCATGGGAGTGATTGACAGTGCAGGGCAAACTGAACGCTTGTTCGGCCAGTTTCCAGCTTTTTCAGATGCGTTTCTCAAAAAAGCCACCAGTGTATCCCAGGATAATACCGCCTTGATCTTTGAAAACAACGATAAGGAAAAAGCGGCTCCGGCCAAAGCGTATATGATAATGAAAGCTGACAAAACAGGTATCCTGGTCGGAGAAATCGATACGCTGTATCTGTGGGGAATCGGACATCAAAATCTCCTGCCGCCCATGACGGATCTATGTATAACGGATCAGTACCGGAAGGTTCTGGTTTCATCATTTCCCCTTACCGAGGAGCTGCGCCGCCATCTGGCCAGGGATACCGAAAATGACCAAGTCCGGCTATTAGAGTACAATGATCAAGGAGAAAATTATTTTGTCAGTTACTGGTCCATGTTTTTAAAATCAAACTTTGATGCACCGGTATTGAACGTACTTTTAAGAAACCCGAAGAAAGAAGTACTCAGCGCATTAGCCCAATTTAAAATTATTTTTCCCTTGATCATTCTGCTTACGGTATGGATCGTTCTTCTGCTGAGTATTGTCCATATACGCAAAAGTCTGGTCCCCCTTGAAGAAATAAAAAAAGGAACCCAGCGAGTGGCCCGGCAGGACTTTAATACCCCTGTCGAGGTAACAAGCGATGACGAATTTGAAGAGGTCGCCCAATCGTTTAATATCATGGCAGAACAACTCAAGCGGCAATTTGAAGATCTGAATACGCGGTCGAAAATTGATCGGGAGATTTTATCTTCACTGAATACCGCGCAGATCATCAACACAGCATTAAAACGGATGTTTCTTTTTTTTGAATGTCATTCTGTCACCCTCTGTCTGGCCGCTGAAAAAAAACCGGAAACCTTTCACGGATTCATTCTGACGGATTTGAAAAGGAGAAAACCAGATGAAATATTTTTCGATCTGTCCAAAACCGATCTGGAACAACTGGCAAGAATAGAGGAGCATTACATTGCTTCCGATCAGGGTTTAGTCAGGCGAATAGCCGCCAAGGCAGGTGTTGCCATTGACGAGTACCTGGTGGTGCTCCCCATGATGATTGACGAAAAGCTCAAAGGGATCATCACACTTGGATATGAACAAGAAAAATCATTCTTGAACAACGAACTCAAACATGCCCGTCAAATTACCAATCAGATCACCGTGGCGTTGTCCAATTCTTTTCTGGTGGAAGAAATGGAACGGCTGAATGTAGGGACCCTGGAAGCCCTGGCAAGAACTGTGGACGCAAAATCTGCCTGGACGGCCGGTCACTCGGAACGGGTCACAACGCTTGCCATGAAGATCGCCGATGCCATGAATATGGAACAGCAGGAAATGGACAACCTGCGCCGGGCAGCCTACCTGCACGATATTGGCAAAATAGGCATCCCTTTGTCGATTTTGGATAAACCCGGCCGTCTTACCGACGAAGAGTACGATATCATCAAGGATCATCCATCCATAGGGGCAAAAATTCTGGAACCAATCCACGCATATGCTGAAGCAATTCCTATTGTCCACCAGCACCATGAAAAATTCGACGGTACCGGATATCCACGGCGCCTTGCCGGTGAAGATATCTGTATCGGCGCCAGAATCCTGGCTGTTGCCGACGTATATGACGCAGTCGTCTCTGATCGGCCATATCGAAACGGCTGGCTCAAGGAAAAATCGATAAAAATGATTACAGACAATTCCGGAACCCATTTTGACCCCAAAGTGGTGGATCTATTTCTGGCAGTCATTTCAGATCTGGGATTGACCTAA
- a CDS encoding radical SAM protein, protein MMSQDYPFETGIYRPPSEGGSASLLVRFTRNCPWNHCTFCTMYKGKKFNLRPLEEIKADINAMAQLVVDLQAESKALGHGGQVTREAILALLDKAPGLNHHPGADMLIQWMAVGEKTAFVQDGNSLIMPPQDLIAALIYLKQTFPSIERVTTYARARTLAQRSIEDLKAIRAAGLNRLHLGLETGDDALLKQIKKGVTAQGHIEGGKKAMKAGFQVSEYWMPGLGGKEMTEQHAENTARVLSEVNPHYIRSRPFRPAPGTPMSDQVNQGQITLLDPREQLLELRRMVRNLDVTSKVCFDHMGNYWRTASGELVLHHEYEGYQFPDEKQTVLDRIELGLAFNPKPVRLLHL, encoded by the coding sequence ATGATGAGCCAAGACTACCCGTTTGAAACCGGCATATACCGCCCGCCCAGTGAAGGGGGCAGCGCTTCCCTGCTGGTCCGCTTTACCCGCAACTGTCCCTGGAACCACTGCACCTTCTGTACCATGTATAAGGGAAAAAAATTTAACCTCAGACCCCTGGAGGAAATTAAAGCCGACATCAATGCCATGGCACAACTTGTTGTCGATCTCCAGGCTGAATCAAAAGCCCTGGGGCACGGCGGCCAGGTCACCCGGGAGGCTATTCTGGCATTGCTTGACAAAGCCCCTGGCTTAAACCACCATCCGGGTGCGGATATGCTGATCCAGTGGATGGCGGTGGGCGAAAAGACCGCATTTGTACAGGACGGCAACTCCTTGATCATGCCGCCCCAGGACCTGATTGCGGCACTGATCTATCTTAAGCAAACCTTTCCCTCCATTGAAAGAGTCACCACCTATGCAAGGGCCCGGACCCTGGCCCAGCGGTCAATTGAGGATTTGAAAGCCATACGCGCAGCAGGTCTCAACCGGCTCCACCTGGGCCTTGAAACCGGAGATGATGCCCTGCTCAAGCAAATCAAAAAAGGCGTAACGGCGCAAGGCCATATTGAAGGGGGTAAAAAGGCCATGAAAGCCGGCTTTCAGGTATCGGAATACTGGATGCCCGGCCTTGGCGGCAAGGAGATGACAGAGCAACACGCCGAAAATACCGCCCGGGTCCTCAGTGAGGTCAATCCCCACTATATCCGCTCCCGGCCCTTCAGGCCGGCTCCCGGCACACCGATGTCCGACCAGGTCAACCAGGGGCAGATCACCCTGCTTGATCCCCGGGAGCAATTGCTTGAACTGCGCCGCATGGTCCGGAACCTGGATGTAACATCCAAGGTTTGCTTTGACCACATGGGCAATTACTGGCGAACAGCCTCGGGCGAACTGGTCTTGCATCATGAGTATGAAGGATATCAATTCCCGGATGAGAAACAGACGGTCCTGGACCGCATTGAACTGGGTCTTGCCTTTAACCCCAAACCTGTCCGGCTGCTTCATCTGTAA
- a CDS encoding proprotein convertase P-domain-containing protein, whose translation MSHKDRVAPSVLSGVKRKKDEVQGELPRTRVLPGMYSVTFFDSETQQQAEPQVQALGFEMLRSDPDARIMILRVPAGKGGIKRIRDLAAVHGVRSIREHSLKRTSNDVAGRLMRTAIATGATGLNLDGSGEVVAVCDTGLDTGDANSIHPDFSGRIHAMLSYPINPYYATYIKNPGADDGPADLDSGHGTHVAGSVLGDGSASHGLSGTEGPIRGLAHGARLVFQAIEQEMKWEDSSYYGSIGRYLLSGIPDNISTLFADAYAHNARIHSNSWGGGDPGEYDPQSEQLDRFVWDHKDFCVLVAAGNDGTDQDGDGKINPMSVTSPATAKNCICVGASENERSNFNGEQYGLWWSDDYPVAPYRNAPMADNPEQVVAFSSRGPTEDGRIRPDLVAPGTFVLSTRSSRIAANNNAWAAFPGSRKYFYMGGTSMATPLAAGAATLVRQFLRRDKGIANPSAALIKATLIAGSKRLPDIGKAGAVCDNAQGFGRLDLDGALAPQASSAIEYIDVAQGLSTGEIWSREILIQSDAIPLRVVMAYSDYPGEHLVNNLNLILTAPDGKRHVGNASVDGTLTMDANNNVEMVQVSTPLPGSWRIEVVASNVPQPNQAFALVIVGALGQPDESGLIRAESKPGLAIPDQDPAGVYDAISLTQAGRIATVAVEVDIRHTYIGDLKVDLISPAGTQITLHNRNGASRQDLHGRYDVQSTGALAGLIGQSIAGEWRLSVSDHARMDEGTLRSWTLEIAPEADDWEELKAAPGLHIPDNDAQGIYHTLEMGRAGTVRELELQVDITHTYIGDLRVVLSAPSGKTVTVHERTGGNRDNLIRTFDTGTTPALSPLIGESAKGEWTLSVSDHAGRDIGKLNAWGLRIRF comes from the coding sequence TTGAGCCACAAGGATCGGGTCGCCCCATCCGTTTTGTCCGGGGTCAAGCGGAAAAAGGATGAGGTGCAGGGTGAGTTGCCCCGGACCCGGGTGTTGCCGGGGATGTATTCGGTGACTTTTTTTGACAGCGAAACCCAGCAGCAGGCCGAGCCACAGGTGCAGGCTCTTGGTTTTGAGATGCTTCGGTCGGATCCGGATGCACGGATCATGATTTTGAGGGTTCCTGCTGGAAAAGGAGGGATAAAGCGGATTCGGGATCTGGCCGCGGTCCACGGTGTCCGTTCGATCCGGGAGCATAGTCTCAAGCGGACCAGCAACGATGTGGCCGGAAGGTTGATGCGAACGGCCATCGCTACCGGTGCAACCGGTTTGAACCTGGATGGATCAGGAGAAGTTGTGGCCGTGTGTGATACCGGGTTGGATACCGGTGACGCCAACTCGATACATCCGGATTTCAGCGGCCGAATACACGCGATGCTCAGTTACCCGATCAACCCCTATTATGCAACCTATATCAAAAATCCCGGGGCCGACGATGGCCCTGCCGATCTTGACAGCGGTCATGGCACACATGTTGCCGGTTCCGTACTCGGCGACGGCAGCGCCAGCCATGGTTTGAGCGGCACAGAGGGGCCCATCCGCGGCCTGGCCCATGGGGCAAGACTGGTATTCCAGGCTATTGAGCAGGAGATGAAATGGGAGGATTCCAGCTATTACGGTTCGATTGGTCGTTATCTGCTATCGGGTATCCCCGACAATATTTCCACCCTCTTTGCCGACGCTTACGCTCACAATGCGCGTATCCACTCGAATTCGTGGGGTGGGGGTGATCCCGGTGAGTACGACCCTCAAAGCGAACAGCTTGATCGTTTCGTGTGGGACCACAAGGACTTTTGTGTGCTGGTTGCCGCCGGAAATGACGGTACGGACCAGGATGGAGACGGAAAAATCAACCCCATGAGCGTTACCTCTCCCGCCACGGCCAAGAACTGCATCTGTGTGGGCGCGAGCGAAAACGAACGTTCCAACTTTAATGGCGAGCAATACGGTTTATGGTGGTCCGACGACTACCCGGTTGCGCCTTACCGTAACGCACCCATGGCGGACAACCCTGAACAGGTAGTGGCCTTCAGTAGCCGGGGGCCCACCGAGGATGGGCGAATTCGGCCCGATCTGGTGGCGCCCGGCACATTCGTGCTCTCCACCCGCTCCAGCAGGATTGCAGCAAACAACAATGCCTGGGCGGCTTTTCCCGGTTCCCGCAAGTATTTTTATATGGGGGGAACCAGCATGGCCACACCGCTGGCTGCCGGGGCCGCCACCCTGGTCAGGCAGTTCCTGCGACGTGACAAGGGTATTGCCAATCCTTCCGCCGCTCTAATCAAGGCGACGTTGATTGCCGGGAGTAAACGGCTTCCAGATATCGGCAAAGCGGGGGCTGTCTGTGATAACGCGCAGGGGTTTGGGCGTCTGGATCTGGATGGTGCACTGGCACCCCAGGCATCTTCGGCAATCGAATACATTGATGTGGCGCAGGGGCTGAGTACCGGTGAGATATGGTCACGCGAGATATTGATCCAGAGCGACGCCATCCCGCTACGGGTGGTTATGGCGTACAGCGATTATCCCGGCGAGCATCTGGTCAACAACCTGAACCTCATTTTGACGGCACCAGACGGTAAACGCCATGTCGGTAACGCATCAGTCGACGGAACCTTGACCATGGATGCCAATAACAATGTCGAAATGGTGCAGGTCTCCACGCCTTTGCCCGGTTCCTGGCGTATCGAGGTCGTGGCATCCAACGTACCCCAACCAAATCAGGCGTTCGCCCTGGTGATTGTCGGCGCTTTGGGTCAGCCTGATGAAAGCGGTTTGATTCGTGCCGAAAGTAAGCCAGGCCTGGCGATTCCCGACCAGGATCCGGCCGGTGTTTATGACGCCATCTCACTGACCCAGGCAGGCAGAATCGCAACTGTGGCGGTGGAAGTTGATATCCGGCATACCTATATCGGGGATCTCAAAGTCGATCTCATCTCACCTGCCGGTACCCAGATCACTCTACACAATCGTAATGGTGCCTCCAGACAAGACCTCCATGGCCGCTACGATGTACAGTCGACCGGCGCTCTGGCGGGTCTTATTGGCCAGTCGATTGCTGGGGAGTGGCGGCTGTCGGTCTCCGATCATGCGCGGATGGATGAAGGCACCCTGCGTAGTTGGACATTAGAGATCGCGCCCGAGGCGGATGACTGGGAGGAACTCAAGGCGGCACCCGGTCTACACATTCCCGATAATGATGCCCAGGGTATTTACCACACCTTGGAGATGGGTCGGGCGGGTACGGTCCGGGAACTTGAACTCCAGGTGGATATTACCCATACCTATATCGGTGATCTGCGAGTGGTGCTCTCGGCGCCTTCCGGGAAGACAGTCACAGTACACGAGCGGACCGGAGGCAATCGGGATAACTTGATCCGTACATTCGACACAGGCACGACCCCCGCTTTATCCCCTCTCATCGGCGAATCCGCCAAAGGAGAGTGGACCCTGTCCGTATCTGATCACGCGGGTCGTGACATAGGCAAGCTCAATGCGTGGGGGCTACGCATAAGGTTCTGA
- a CDS encoding type II secretion system protein GspG, producing the protein MIVVAIIGTLAAIATPMYLNIKHKVRVTIAISDIKTIEKSLLVYYFDFDKFPSNLAAVGMDNLTDPWGNAYQYIPVEGTPKGKLRKDHFMVPVNSDYDLYSMGPDGKSVAPFTAKASRDDIVRANDGGFVGLVSNY; encoded by the coding sequence ATGATCGTCGTTGCCATTATCGGAACACTGGCCGCCATTGCCACGCCAATGTATCTTAATATTAAACACAAGGTCCGTGTGACCATTGCCATTTCAGACATTAAAACCATTGAAAAATCGCTACTGGTTTATTACTTTGACTTTGATAAATTTCCCTCTAACCTTGCGGCAGTCGGCATGGATAATTTGACGGACCCCTGGGGTAACGCATATCAATATATTCCCGTGGAAGGGACCCCGAAAGGAAAATTGCGAAAGGATCATTTCATGGTGCCTGTAAATTCAGATTATGACCTGTACAGCATGGGGCCGGATGGAAAGAGTGTGGCCCCGTTTACAGCCAAAGCCAGCCGGGATGATATTGTCAGGGCCAATGACGGCGGGTTTGTCGGGCTGGTTTCAAATTATTAA